DNA from Desulfuromonas sp. AOP6:
ATAGGCGCTGGCTAGTTCGAAGGGGGTCAGGGCAGAGGACCCCAGAGCCAGCGTCAGATCACGGGCAATAGGGGAAGAGACGCCGAGCTTGCTCACGTAGTTGCTGGCGTAGCGAATGCCGATGTCCTCGAGAATTTTAATGGTGATGACGTTATAGGAGTGGGTTAGGGCATCTCTGACACGAACGGCGCCATAAAACTTTTCACTGTAATTCTTGGGTCGCCAGGATGTTTCTTCACCAGATTCCGCGGTTTCCTTGTAAATGATCGGGGTGTCGTAGACAATGGTGGCCGGAGTGTACCCTTTGTCCAGGGCGGCGGCATAAATCAAGGGCTTGATGGCCGATCCGGGCAACCGTTTGGCCTGCAGGACGCGATTGAATTGGCTCTGGTAAAAATCGAAACCGCCGACCATGGCCTTGACATTGCCGTTATGGGGATCCATAGCCACGATAGCGCCTTGGGTTTCCGGGGTCTGCTGCAGGGAAAAGCGCAGAGAGCCGTTCTCAGGCGATTCGAGCCGAAGTTCGAGCAAAGAGCCCTTGGGAAGTTTGGTGCGGGATGCGTCTTGATTTCCTGTCGCGGGCGTGTCCCGGTTGACGACCTGGATTGGACCGGCCCAGTCGGCGGATTTAAGCTCAACAAAGCCCTCTTCGCTGCCGACCCGCACCAGCAGGACCTCTCGGGTTGAACCAGTCAGAACGCCCTCGATGTAGTCGCCTATTTCAAGTGGACGTTCGGCAAGTCGGTCAGCCTGCTCGCTGAGAAAAATTTCCTCCTCACTCTCGGCCAGAATACGCTGGGGTCCGCGATACCCTCTTCTCTTGTCATGATCGCGCAGGTTTTCCCGCACGGCACTCTGAGCGGACTGCTGCATACGGAGGTTCATGGTGGTATGAACCTTCAATCCGGCCGTATAGAGAACATCCTTCCCGTAGGTATCTTCCAGGTAGCGGCGGACCTGTTCGGTAAAGTAGGCGGCATCGGCAATAAAAGAGTTGACTCGGGGCTTGATGGTGATGGCTTCACCCTGAGCGGCCTCCGCCTCTTCGGGTGAAATATACCCTTCTTCGATCATGCGCTTGAGAACATATTTCTGACGCTCTTTGGCCCGATCGAAGTTTCGATAGGGGGAATAGCGGCTGGGGGCCTGGGGCAGGCCTGCCAGCAGGCTACATTCAGCCAGGGTCAGATCCTCGACGTTCTTGTCGAAATAGTTTTCAGCCGCCGCCTGTACACCATAGGCGCCGTGTCCCAGGTAAATCTGGTTGAGATAGAGGTAGAGGATTTCCTCTTTGGAGAGCTTTTTTTCCATGCGCCAGGCAAGAATCGCCTCTTTGAACTTTCGCTCGAATTTTTTTTCCGGGGTGAGCAGCAGACTCTTGGCCACCTGTTGGGTGATCGTACTCCCCCCCTGTACGATGCCGCCCGCCTTAAGGTTCTTGAGGGCGGCCCGCATGATGGACATGAGATCAATGCCCTTATGTTCGAAGAAATGACTGTCTTCGGCGGATACAAAGGCTTCGATCAGGCGTTGCGGCATACGATCAACCGAAACGATAAGGCGTCTCTCCTTGAAAAACTCCGCGATGGTTTCACCGCCATCACTGTATACTGAGCTGACAATGGGGGGCTGGTAGTCAGACAGGGTGTCCACTTTGGGCAGTGAGCCCGAAACATAGAGATAGGCTCCGCCTATAGCCAGTATGCCGCTTAGAAAGAGGCCGCCGGTCACGTAGAGAAGCCAAAGAAAAAAGTGTCGAATTGTCATGGTGTTAATGGTGCCTCCTTAGTTGACCAAAGAAAAATTTATAGCACAGGTGCGGGATAGCCGGCAAACCTTTTGCCGTTTGCCTGAAAGACCGGGTGTGTTATAGTTGCGTGGTTATAATGACCTACGGAGGCCCCATGAAAATAAAGAGACATCTTCTACTTCTGCTCCTGGTGGCGCTGATTGCCAGCGGCTGCAACAT
Protein-coding regions in this window:
- a CDS encoding PBP1A family penicillin-binding protein codes for the protein MTIRHFFLWLLYVTGGLFLSGILAIGGAYLYVSGSLPKVDTLSDYQPPIVSSVYSDGGETIAEFFKERRLIVSVDRMPQRLIEAFVSAEDSHFFEHKGIDLMSIMRAALKNLKAGGIVQGGSTITQQVAKSLLLTPEKKFERKFKEAILAWRMEKKLSKEEILYLYLNQIYLGHGAYGVQAAAENYFDKNVEDLTLAECSLLAGLPQAPSRYSPYRNFDRAKERQKYVLKRMIEEGYISPEEAEAAQGEAITIKPRVNSFIADAAYFTEQVRRYLEDTYGKDVLYTAGLKVHTTMNLRMQQSAQSAVRENLRDHDKRRGYRGPQRILAESEEEIFLSEQADRLAERPLEIGDYIEGVLTGSTREVLLVRVGSEEGFVELKSADWAGPIQVVNRDTPATGNQDASRTKLPKGSLLELRLESPENGSLRFSLQQTPETQGAIVAMDPHNGNVKAMVGGFDFYQSQFNRVLQAKRLPGSAIKPLIYAAALDKGYTPATIVYDTPIIYKETAESGEETSWRPKNYSEKFYGAVRVRDALTHSYNVITIKILEDIGIRYASNYVSKLGVSSPIARDLTLALGSSALTPFELASAYTVFANGGVRVRPTYITKVVDRHGYVLESIDPADFPGGPNKNQRLIQQSPERVISPETAYLITNMMESVVQKGTGFRARALGRPVAGKTGTTNNLKDAWFVGYVPQLVAVSWVGYDQEQPLGDKETGSRAAAPAWVEFMKEAVAGLPPLDFPVPDSIEFRAIDPQTGLLAVEDSANVTIEAFAPGTAPTRYALDEKKPSAQDFFKLDLEDLR